TACTGGATGCCGAACGAGTCCACCACGCACTCCGGAGAGATGGGTTCCGTGCCGTACTCCACGACGTAGGCGTTCGTGGCGACCGAGAACTCCGCGACGGGGTCCACGGGGTCGCCGTCGAATCGCACCTCGCAGACGCGTCCGTCCGCGGAGTCGTAGGCGATTTCGACTCCGCCGAAGTGTCCCCACCACGTTCGACCGTCCGAATCGTCTGGCGCGTAGACTTCGCTGGCGAGTTCGCGCAGTTGCGCGCCCGTGAGGACCGCGGTCCGGAGTTCGCCGCCGAACGGCGAGACGCCTATCAGGTCGGCCACCGTCACCTCGCCCGCCAGCGCCGGGCCGTCGCGGAGACCGCCGGACTGCGTGTAGGCCACGTCCGCGCCGGTCGCCCACCGGTAGGCGTCGGTGACGAGATTAGCGACGCGACACTCCCCGCCGTAGTGACGGCGGACGCTCCGAGCGATTGGCTCTTCGACGTGGCCCACGACTTCGGTCAACCCCGTCGCCTCCATCCGGTCTCGGAGCGCGCCCGCGACGGCGTCGTCGCGCGGCCCGTCGGGCACCGCGTGGCGGGTCGCAGTCGCCCGGTCGCCCAGTTCGACCTCCCAGAGCATCTGCCCGTTCGCACTCGGCCGCAGGAGCAGGGTCCCGTTCACTCGGTCGTGGCGCTCGGTGTGGACGTGACCGCCGAGGACGGCGTCCACGCCGTCGAACTCGGCGATAGCGCGCTCGGTCTCGCCTCGGAGGTGGGCGAGAACGACGACGTGGTCCGCCCGCTCGCGGAGCGCCGGAAGCACCTCTCGCACTTCGGCCACCGGGTCGGTGACGGTGAGTTCGGACGCACCGGCCGATATTTCGGGCGTTTTCGGGTCGGTCACGCCGACGAACCCCACCCGCTCGCCGCCGCGCTCGACCACGGTCGCGGCGGGGGCGTCGGCGAACTGGCGGTCCGTCCCGTCTGCCGCGTAGACGTTCGCGCTCACCCACTGCTGGGGCGAGTCGGCGACGATGTCCCGGAGCGGGTCGGTCCCGAAGTCGAAGTCGTGGTTGCCGAACGTTTCGAGGTCGGGTTCGACTGCATCGAAGAACTCCAGCGACTGGCGGCCGTCGGTCCGGAGCGCGAGGACGCCGGGGGCGGTGTCGTCGCCCGTCCCGACGACGACGGTTCGGTCGTCCCGGAGTGCGTCGATGGTTCCGGCGAGGCGACCCACGCGCTCGGCGTCGTCGTACGCGTTCTCGATGTCCGAGTAGTGGAGGACGCGGAGACTCATCGCCAGGAATTGTCGGCCATCAGGTAAGTACCTTCGGCTCGCGGGTCCCGGCGTCGAGAGGGACACGTTCCCGATGGTTTTAAACGCTCCAACGCCCCAGTACACGATAATGGCTTTTGAGGACTTACTGGAGGACCCAGTAATTCAGAAATATCTTCACGAATTGGTCGGTCCGAAGGGAATGCCCGTCGCTGCGGCCCCGCCGGACGGCGAAGTTACCGACGAGGAGTTGGCCGAGGAGTTGGACCTCGAACTCAACGACGTTCGGCGCGCGCTGTTCATCCTCTACGAGAACGACCTCGCCACGTACCGACGCCTGCGCGACGAGGACTCGGGGTGGCTCACGTACCTCTGGACGTTCCAGTACGACAACATCCCGGACAACCTCGAAGAGGAGATGCACCGCCTGCTGACCGCGCTCGACCAGCGCGAGGACTACGAGCGCCAACACGAGTTCTACCTCTGTGAGGTCTGTTCGATTCGGTTCGAGTTCGGCGAGGCGATGGACTTCGGCTTTGAGTGTCCCGAGTGTGGCTCGCCGCTCGAATCCATGGAGAACAGTCGGCTCATCGACTCGATGGAGCAGCGAATCGAGGACCTCCGCGAGGAACTCAACGCCGACCAACTCGAAGAGGCCGAGGCATAGATGGTCGTACTCGCCACCAAGGTGTACGTCGAAGGCGACGCCCGTGAGCGCTCGCTCGACGCCCTC
This genomic stretch from Halorussus pelagicus harbors:
- a CDS encoding bifunctional metallophosphatase/5'-nucleotidase, with protein sequence MSLRVLHYSDIENAYDDAERVGRLAGTIDALRDDRTVVVGTGDDTAPGVLALRTDGRQSLEFFDAVEPDLETFGNHDFDFGTDPLRDIVADSPQQWVSANVYAADGTDRQFADAPAATVVERGGERVGFVGVTDPKTPEISAGASELTVTDPVAEVREVLPALRERADHVVVLAHLRGETERAIAEFDGVDAVLGGHVHTERHDRVNGTLLLRPSANGQMLWEVELGDRATATRHAVPDGPRDDAVAGALRDRMEATGLTEVVGHVEEPIARSVRRHYGGECRVANLVTDAYRWATGADVAYTQSGGLRDGPALAGEVTVADLIGVSPFGGELRTAVLTGAQLRELASEVYAPDDSDGRTWWGHFGGVEIAYDSADGRVCEVRFDGDPVDPVAEFSVATNAYVVEYGTEPISPECVVDSFGIQYDAIVEYAREEGLDVDVDGRLLEV
- a CDS encoding transcription factor; protein product: MAFEDLLEDPVIQKYLHELVGPKGMPVAAAPPDGEVTDEELAEELDLELNDVRRALFILYENDLATYRRLRDEDSGWLTYLWTFQYDNIPDNLEEEMHRLLTALDQREDYERQHEFYLCEVCSIRFEFGEAMDFGFECPECGSPLESMENSRLIDSMEQRIEDLREELNADQLEEAEA